Proteins co-encoded in one Fusarium musae strain F31 chromosome 3, whole genome shotgun sequence genomic window:
- a CDS encoding hypothetical protein (EggNog:ENOG41~BUSCO:EOG09262JAT) — translation MATVGTNRPSGYDHHHNHNHSHHQNPLQADDEFSLRHMMDAEPTGPNDGRDILSGSKSIPAAGAGGSNNGVVDITATQKMVSAMSGSLLTSLLVTPLDVVRVRLQSQKAPRSTVDFSKLAITTTSLSPAQTAELGITSCCREVFFSGGNAEFCLAAPRIDGIVAPPAPAECAVEEVQRRTFSSTFDGLRKIARNEGVTTLWRGLSPTLVMAVPSNIIYFTGYDYLRFNPKSPFSHFSDTSAPLTAGSAARVLAATAVSPIELVKTRMQAAHGASTTNHLMEAFESVKEMVGTHGYTALWRGLTLTLWRDVPFSGLYWWGYESIRSRLTDYREQRHGHLLPLEEDLSEARRRSQVQENHTETFVDAFTAGALSGAFASFVTTPFDVGKTRTQIYQNSSKKAKQSSASAVAAPEERSMVRLLWHIFKTEGASGLWKGWIPRTLKVAPACAIMISSYEVGKRAFRGVNERHLHSSNDRS, via the exons ATGGCCACTGTCGGCACAAATCGCCCCAGTGGCTacgaccaccaccacaatcacaatcacagtCACCACCAGAACCCCCTCCAAGCCGATGACGAGTTTTCGCTACGACATATGATGGATGCCGAACCAACGGGCCCCAACGACGGGAGGGATATTCTCAGTGGGAGTAAATCAATACCAGCGGCGGGAGCTGGGGGTAGCAATAATGGAGTTGTTGATATCACAGCGACGCAGAAGATGGTGTCGGCCATGTCGGGCAGTTTATTAACATCATTACTTG TTACGCCCCTCGATGTCGTTCGCGTGCGACTTCAGTCGCAAAAGGCTCCTCGATCGACCGTAGATTTCTCTAAACTCGCAATCACTACCACCTCGCTCTCCCCCGCCCAAACCGCCGAACTCGGTATCACATCCTGCTGCCGCgaggtcttcttctctggtGGCAACGCCGAATTCTGTCTCGCTGCGCCTAGGATAGACGGTATCGTCGCGCCTCCAGCACCCGCCGAATGTGCCGTTGAAGAGGTACAGCGCCGAACCTTTAGCTCTACTTTTGACGGTCTGCGAAAGATTGCCCGCAATGAGGGCGTTACGACTCTCTGGCGAGGACTATCGCCCACGCTTGTCATGGCGGTCCCCTCgaatattatttactttaccgGTTACGATTATTTGCGATTTAACCCGAAGAGTCCATTTTCGCATTTCTCTGATACCTCGGCACCTCTGACTGCCGGCTCAGCTGCCCGTGTGCTAGCAGCCACCGCTGTGAGCCCGATCGAACTTGTCAAGACGCGAATGCAGGCCGCTCATGGCGCATCGACGACAAATCACCTTATGGAGGCTTTCGAGAGTGTGAAGGAGATGGTGGGAACACATGGATACACTGCATTATGGAGAGGCTTGACATTGACCCTGTGGCGAGATGTTCCTTTCTCAGGTCTTTACTGGTGGGGATACGAGTCGATACGATCACGACTGACAGATTATCGTGAGCAACGCCATGGTCACTTATTGCCATTGGAGGAGGACCTGTCCGAAGCAAGGAGACGATCCCAAGTCCAGGAGAACCACACCGAAACCTTTGTGGATGCCTTCACAGCTGGTGCTCTGTCCGGAGCTTTCGCATCTTTCGTCACCACACCTTTCGACGTCGGAAAAACACGAACACAGATCTACCAAAACAGTTCCAAAAAGGCCAAGCAAAGCAGCGCCAGCGCAGTAGCAGCCCCCGAGGAGCGCAGTATGGTACGCCTCCTCTGGCACATCTTCAAGACCGAAGGAGCCTCAGGACTATGGAAGGGATGGATCCCACGAACCCTCAAGGTTGCTCCAGCATGCGCCATCATGATCAGCAGCTATGAGGTCGGCAAGCGAGCGTTCCGCGGAGTCAACGAGCGACATCTTCACAGCTCCAACGACCGTTCGTGA
- a CDS encoding hypothetical protein (EggNog:ENOG41), translating into MVKPLTFKGDKKVKKRKRTDPEKSQRDGVDDEAGQLQKTGEEAENDDSWVSAEAATDVVGPIMIVLPTDEPSALACDTTGKVFTIPIENIVDGNPSTAEPHDVRQVWVANRVAGTESFRFKGHHGRYLSCDKIGLLSATSEAVSPLESFNVIPTGDTPGTFQLQTLRDTFLTIKAPSKASSKAVDVRGDADDISFDTTFRIRMQARFKPKLRASKEEKALAKISRRELEEAAGRRLDEDEVRRLKRARREGDYHEALLEIKVKSKHDKFS; encoded by the exons ATGGTCAAGCCATTGACATTTAAAGGcgacaagaaggtcaagaagcgcaagcgaaCAGACCCCGAGAAATCCCAACGCGATGGCGTAGACGACGAAGCTGGGCAGTTGCAGAAGACGGGCGAAGAGGCAGAGAATGACGACAGTTGGGTTTCTGCTGAGGCAGCGACTGATGTTGTTGGGCCGATCATGATTGTTCTACCGACGGATGAGCCTTCGGCGTTGGCGTGTGATACGACGGGAAAGGTGTTTACGATTCCGATTGAGAATATCGTTGATGGGAATCCTTCCACGGCGGAACCGCATGATGTGCGTCAAGTCTGGGTTGCGAATCGCGTTGCTGGAACAGAGAGCTTTCGCTTCAAGGGCCATCACGGAAG ATACCTCTCCTGCGACAAGATCGGCCTCCTCTCAGCAACCTCCGAAGCCGTATCCCCCCTCGAATCCTTCAACGTGATCCCCACCGGCGACACACCCGGAACTTTCCAACTGCAAACCCTGCGCGACACATTCCTCACCATAAAAGCACCCAGCAAAGCCTCTTCCAAAGCCGTAGACGTGCGCGGCGACGCAGACGACATCTCGTTCGACACGACGTTCAGGATAAGAATGCAGGCGCGGTTCAAGCCCAAGCTGCGCGCgtcgaaggaggagaaggcgtTGGCGAAGATTAGTCGGAGGGAgttggaggaggcggcgggGAGGAGgttggatgaggatgaggttaggaggttgaagagggcgaggagggaGGGCGATTATCATGAGGCGTTGTTGGAGATCAAAGTGAAGAGCAAGCATGATAAGTTTAGTTGA
- a CDS encoding hypothetical protein (EggNog:ENOG41) encodes MVAQAQAVSVSLQDLKDGNIPFETLKEAFGPDSLGILVVKDVPKEFPELRHQALSYASYLGNLPKEELEKLENARAKYLTGWSLGKETLKNGQVDTFKGSYYANCAFYIDPSLECAKPTEEFSIDTFPEYLAPNVWPPENVLPGFKPSVTSLCRLIIDVAVLVARACDRFAQEDIPGYPAGYLEHVVSTSSTTKARLLHYYPQENDPAANGGDEDDWCATHLDHGCLTGLTSAMFIDEHKTSPAVPEVTNLNGASLAPLDELPSSPDPSAGLYIKSRTGETVQVKIPRDCIAFQTGEALERITAGRFKAVPHFVRGVRASVSDGKIARNTLAVFTQPNLGEEVDIKQHLTFGEFARGIVDKNTVS; translated from the exons ATGGTtgcccaagctcaagctgtCTCTGTGTCTCTTCAGGACCTCAAGGATG GCAACATTCCTTTTGAAACCCTCAAAGAAGCCTTTGGTCCTGATTCTCTCGGAATTCTCGTCGTAAAAGACGTTCCCAAAGAGTTCCCCGAACTTAGACACCAAGCTCTCTCCTACGCTTCGTATCTCGGCAACCTCCCCAAGGAAGAACTTG AGAAACTTGAGAACGCCAGAGCTAAATATCTAACTGGCTGGTCCCTCGGAAAAGAAACTCTCAAAAATGGTCAAGTCGATACCTTCAAGGGCTCATACTACGCCAACTGCGCATTCTACATAGACCCTTCTCTCGAATGCGCCAAGCCAACTGAAGAGTTCTCCATTGACACATTCCCCGAATATCTCGCCCCCAATGTATGGCCACCAGAGAATGTCCTTCCGGGCTTCAAGCCCTCCGTCACCTCGCTATGCCGCCTCATCATTGACGTAGCTGTCCTTGTCGCACGTGCTTGCGATCGCTTCGCGCAAGAGGATATCCCAGGTTATCCCGCTGGATACCTAGAGCACGTTGTCAGCACTtccagcaccaccaaggcCCGTCTGCTGCACTACTACCCTCAAGAAAACGACCCTGCTGCCAATGgcggtgatgaggatgattggTGTGCTACGCATCTGGACCATGGATGCTTGACTGGTCTTACATCAGCCATGTTTATCGACGAGCACAAGACAAGTCCCGCGGTACCAGAAGTTACAAACTTGAATGGTGCTTCTCTTGCACCCCTTGATGAGCTTCCCTCATCCCCTGATCCTTCAGCTGGTCTTTACATCAAGTCTCGTACAGGCGAGACTGTTCAAGTCAAGATTCCTCGGGATTGCATTGCTTTCCAGACTGGCGAAGCTCTGGAGCGTATTACTGCCGGCCGATTCAAGGCTGTGCCTCACTTTGTCAGGGGCGTGAGAGCTAGTGTTAGTGATGGAAAGATTGCCCGTAACACGTTGGCGGTGTTTACTCAGCCTAACTTGGGTGAAGAGGTGGATATCAAGCAGCACCTCACTTTTGGAGAGTTTGCTAGGGGTATTGTTGATAAGAATACTGTGTCATGA
- a CDS encoding hypothetical protein (EggNog:ENOG41), giving the protein MNTTRQDLNGISNLREHVDAGQDDGSGGTSGSLLNSHDESNQAGNHPTEPFLGSEKDAGRLSRISGLSSYLKTVDGGDDQIRLHRGTLSSCASHIWSWTVWVLSVLVVSTIISSWNSPASAPAAMTSAPKAHESTPLQVSPLRKRSTCETGGVNKAEYNTPLHVGALFIILCVSTLACAFPIMATKFPGLRIPTRFFFAVRHFGTGVLIATAFVHLLPTAFISLGDPCLSSFWNQDYPAMPGAIALAAIFLVTVIEMVFHPSRHVSPAEVTSGADSDACIVGNSNSGGCMGGTGMLPIRDMGPIRGRSSSIGQGLSVLNSRDERLENLEEEACEDDDNAQSGRKNLEETSLEAVQMPSLTPEQQQRKELLQCVLLELGILFHSVFIGMALSVSIGNEFIILLIAIVFHQTFEGLALGSRIASIKWPQGKMQPWFMALAYGCTTPLGQAIGLATHTLYSPNSETGLIVVGVMNAISAGLLTFASLVELLSQDFLSDESWRFLRGRKRIYACLLVFFGAFFMSLVGAWA; this is encoded by the exons ATGAACACCACGCGCCAGGATCTCAATGGCATCTCGAACCTGCGCGAgcatgttgatgctggccaGGATGACGGAAGTGGAGGCACGAGTGGAAGTCTATTAAATTCGCACGATGAAAGTAATCAAGCGGGGAATCATCCTACAGAGCCCTTCCTGGGCTCTGAGAAGGATGCGGGACGACTGTCCCGTATCTCGG GACTGTCCTCGTATCTCAAGACGGtagatggtggtgatgaccaAATCCGTCTTCATCGAGGCACCCTCTCGTCATGTGCCTCGCACATCTGGAGCTGGACCGTCTGGGTCCTCTCTGTTCTTGTTGTCTCGACGATCATCTCATCCTGGAACTCCCCTGCCTCTGCGCCTGCTGCCATGACTTCAGCCCCCAAGGCCCATGAGTCGACTCCTCTTCAGGTCTCGCCTCTCCGCAAGCGAAGCACCTGCGAGACTGGAGGTGTCAACAAGGCTGAATACAACACTCCTCTCCATGTTGGAGCCTTGTTCATCATCCTGTGCGTTTCGACGCTTGCTTGTGCTTTCCCCATCATGGCTACCAAGTTCCCAGGTCTGAGGATTCCGACTCGTTTCTTCTTCGCTGTACGCCATTTCGGCACTGGTGTGCTGATTGCGACGGCTTTTGTCCATTTGCTCCCCACTGCTTTCATCTCTCTCGGGGACCCTTGCCTGAGCAGCTTCTGGAACCAGGACTACCCTGCCATGCCTGGTGCCATTGCTCTTGCTGCCATTTTCCTCGTCACTGTTATTGAGATGGTCTTTCACCCGTCTCGCCATGTTTCGCCCGCTGAGGTCACGTCAGGAGCCGATAGCGATGCCTGCATTGTTGGCAACTCTAACAGTGGCGGGTGCATGGGAGGCACCGGCATGCTCCCCATTCGGGATATGGGACCTATTCGTGGACGATCCTCCAGCATTGGCCAGGGGCTTTCTGTCCTGAACAGCAGAGATGAGCGATTGGAGAActtggaggaagaagcttgcgAAGATGACGACAACGCCCAATCTGGAAGAAAGAACCTCGAGGAGACGAGCCTCGAGGCTGTACAGATGCCAAGCTTGACCccagagcagcagcaacgTAAGGAGCTTCTCCAGTGCGTCTTGCTCGAGCTTGGTATTCTCTTCCACAGTGTCTTCATTGGGATGGCGCTTAGCGTTTCGATTGGCAACGAATTCATTATTCTGCTCATTGCCATTGTCTTTCACC AAACCTTTGAAGGATTGGCTCTCGGCTCTCGAATCGCTTCTATCAAGTGGCCTCAGGGCAAGATGCAGCCTTGGTTCATGGCTCTCGCCTATGGATGCAC CACTCCTCTGGGACAAGCTATCGGCCTTGCTACCCACACACTCTACAGCCCCAACTCCGAAACTGGACTCATTGTCGTTGGCGTCATGAATGCCATTTCGGCTGGACTCCTCACCTTTGCCTCGctggttgagcttctttcccAGGACTTCCTCAGTGACGAGAGCTGGCGATTCCTCCGCGGCCGTAAGCGTATCTACGCTTGCCTTTTGGTGTTCTTCGGGGCTTTCTTTATGAGTCTCGTGGGTGCTTGGGCTTAA
- a CDS encoding hypothetical protein (EggNog:ENOG41) translates to MRQLRMIIPMLRPSQLASITRQSTPLQSSALPRSFRRSLQKSLQAQVRCYAKPTAKKPVKLEDELKRQARAASKDGKEFELPEKLIIYHAGTGRITFMAMLKITTLFIGAFFCCIVAPSYIKAEKPELLTAGVVLCGIIPVLFVTYITSPFVTHIHVHLPPYARTSRPILERFIKNLPPTTPLTLTTMSAISKPRYSSMHAGDLSPVRRRLGLINYVRDTKDENARRKWYMFRAVGKFYVQDKRPQTRVRYQKKTDKVDGWIWDVIKERIDNRALKAASPYKGNVSI, encoded by the exons ATGCGTCAATTAAGAATGATAATACCAATGCTACGGCCATCTCAATTGGCCAGCATTACCCGTCAATCAACGCCTCTTCAATCCTCAGCCCTTCCGCGAAGCTTTCGTCGCTCGCTACAAAAATCTCTACAAGCTCAAGTGAGATGCTACGCCAAACCTACGGCCAAGAAGCCCGttaagcttgaagatgagcttAAGCGACAAGCTAGAGCTGCTTCCAAAGATGGCAAGGAATTCG AACTTCCTGAGAAACTCATCATATATCATGCTGGCACAGGTCGCATCACATTCATGGCCATGCTCAAAATCACAACGCTCTTCATCGGCGCTTTCTTTTGCTGTATCGTAGCACCAAGCTACATCAAAGCTGAAAAGCCCGAGCTCCTCACCGCAGGCG TCGTCCTATGCGGCATCATCCCCGTCCTGTTCGTCACCTACATAACCTCCCCCTTCGTAACCCACATCCACGTCCACCTCCCCCCCTACGCCCGAACATCACGCCCCATCCTAGAgcgcttcatcaagaacctccCTCCCACAACGCCCCTCACCCTGACCACCATGAGCGCCATCTCCAAGCCTCGCTACAGCAGCATGCACGCCGGTGATCTGAGCCCTGTGCGACGCCGCCTCGGCCTCATCAACTACGTCCGTGACACAAAGGACGAGAACGCCAGGCGCAAGTGGTATATGTTCCGTGCCGTCGGCAAGTTCTACGTGCAGGACAAGAGGCCGCAGACGCGGGTCCGGTAtcagaagaagacggatAAGGTCGATGGTTGGATCTGGGATGTCATCAAGGAGCGCATTGACAATAGGGCGTTGAAAGCTGCGTCACCTTATAAGGGGAATGTCTCGATTTGA